A stretch of the Chanos chanos chromosome 1, fChaCha1.1, whole genome shotgun sequence genome encodes the following:
- the LOC115805589 gene encoding uncharacterized protein LOC115805589, with product MKSGMFALNKLLFSCGVTGMCSALLPTRLQADAQENNRPADFSGYCAASNAATAHQLIETKPFCNIHFLISHVHKWHVEFTMALNMQQYNSSALANGTYGPDWSTDVLVPSVILGLCFALGVPGNVTVLAVLIQRLKGDNFTFRLMLSLAVSDLLTLPVWICALLWGWILGPGLCKFLSYLIYWSLYSSVMNVTLLSAQRYVQVLYPNRWSKLGNPVRLALLLSTWVVGGVSAAPALVHRQNAWCPRWSWVSAPWWVSTAVVAAIGRGFKRESFTLTLMLSLAVCDLLSLLLVPLRTGIGTGTDTAAVEKGIRLSGRWAMQGGVLALECCIASPSISVRTVKNDPYQRCTVDYRSVLVEAFVLLGQTTLGFVVPFSTLACFYLCLHKRVRRSPFWNSPWMTKLLTGIVTSFFVFWVPLHFCNLLSLVYIAEGWHDMKKIICDNNWD from the exons ATGAAGAGCGGCATGTTCGCGCTCAAcaaactgctgttttcctgCGGTGTTACCGGAATGTGCAGCGCCCTTTTACCAACACGTCTCCAAGCTGACGCGCAAGAGAACAACAGACCAGCAGATTTTAGTGGCTACTGCGCAGCCAGTAATGCAGCAACCGCGCATCAGTTGATTGAAACTAAACCTTTCTGCAACA TACATTTCCTCATTTCTCATGTACACAAATGGCATGTAGAATT CACCATGGCATTAAACATGCAGCAGTACAACTCCTCTGCCCTGGCTAACGGCACTTACGGCCCTGACTGGAGCACTGATGTCTTGGTCCCGAGCGTGATCCTGGGGTTGTGCTTCGCCCTGGGCGTACCGGGCAACGTCACGGTTCTAGCCGTGCTGATCCAGAGGCTCAAGGGAGACAACTTCACCTTTCGGCTGATGCTGAGCTTGGCCGTGTCGGACCTGCTGACCCTGCCCGTTTGGATCTGCGCTCTGCTCTGGGGCTGGATCCTCGGCCCGGGTCTGTGTAAGTTCCTGTCCTACCTGATCTACTGGAGTTTGTACAGCAGCGTGATGAACGTGACCCTCCTCAGTGCGCAGCGGTACGTTCAGGTTCTCTACCCGAACCGCTGGTCCAAGCTGGGGAATCCGGTACGCCTCGCCCTGCTGTTAAGCACGTGGGTCGTCGGCGGGGTTTCGGCTGCCCCGGCCCTCGTGCATCGGCAG AATGCGTGGTGCCCGCGCTGGTCATGGGTTTCTGCGCCCTGGTGGGTATCCACCGCGGTGGTGGCGGCCATCGGACGAGGGTTTAAGCGAGAGAGTTTCACGCTGACGCTAATGCTCAGTCTGGCCGTGTGCGAccttctgtctctgctcctggTGCCtctgagaaccg gcatcGGCACCGGCACAgacaccgcggcagtggaaaagggtaTCAGACTATCAGGACGATGGGCCATGCAAGGTGGGGTTTTGGCGTTAGAGTGCTGCATTGCTTCCCCTTCCATTTCCGTGAGGACGGTGAAGAACGACCCATATCAGAGGTGTACGGTGGACTATCGCAGTGTGTTAGTGGAAGCCTTTGTCCTGTTGGGACAAACCACATTGGGATTTGTAGTTCCATTCTCCACGCTGGCCTGTTTTTACCTCTGCCTCCACAAACGGGTGAGACGGTCGCCGTTCTGGAACAGTCCCTGGATGACCAAACTTTTGACCGGCATCGTTACATCTTTCTTCGTTTTCTGGGTGCCCTTACATTTCTGTAATCTGCTGTCACTGGTTTACATAGCTGAAGGATGGCATGATATG
- the LOC115805571 gene encoding leukotriene B4 receptor 1-like, with amino-acid sequence MQQYNSSALANGTYGPDLSAGVLVPSMILGLCFVLGVPGNVTVLAVLIQRLKGDNFTFRLMLSLAVSDLLTLLTLPVWICALLWGWIFGLGLCKFLSYLIYWSLYSSVMNVTLLSAQRYVQVLYPNRWSKLGNPVRLALLLSTWVVGGVLAAPALVHRQVRRYDGEPKLYCHALYASREEQAATLLLETLLGFVIPFSVLVSFYFSLHKRVNQTPLFSSRRMTRLVSSIVVCFFIFWVPIHIINILTISAIWSESDKLMDLSDFVAGITGALTFINSCVDPFLYAFSSKALRRSATKCLPESKLETGSIEGGTTVMSTHLN; translated from the coding sequence ATGCAGCAGTACAACTCCTCTGCCCTGGCTAACGGCACTTACGGCCCTGACCTGAGCGCTGGGGTGCTGGTCCCCAGCATGATCCTGGGGTTGTGCTTCGTCCTGGGGGTACCGGGTAACGTCACGGTTCTGGCCGTGCTGATCCAGAGGCTCAAGGGAGACAACTTCACCTTTCGGCTGATGCTGAGCTTGGCCGTGTCGGACCTGCTGACCCTGCTGACCCTGCCCGTTTGGATCTGCGCCCTGCTCTGGGGCTGGATCTTCGGCCTGGGTCTGTGTAAGTTCCTGTCCTACCTGATCTACTGGAGTTTGTACAGCAGCGTGATGAACGTGACCCTCCTCAGCGCGCAGCGGTACGTTCAGGTTCTCTACCCGAACCGCTGGTCCAAACTGGGGAATCCGGTACGCCTCGCACTGCTGTTAAGCACGTGGGTCGTCGGCGGGGTTTTGGCTGCCCCGGCCCTCGTCCATAGGCAGGTGAGACGATACGACGGAGAACCCAAACTTTACTGTCATGCCCTCTATGCCTCAAGAGAAGAGCAGGCAGCCACCCTGCTGCTAGAGACTTTGCTGGGGTTTGTCATACCTTTCTCAGTCCTGGTGTCCTTCTACTTCAGTCTTCACAAGAGGGTGAACCAGACGCCTCTCTTCAGCTCCAGAAGAATGACGCGGCTGGTGAGCAGCATCGTggtctgttttttcattttctgggTGCCCATTCACATCATTAATATCCTGACCATCAGTGCCATCTGGAGCGAATCAGACAAACTGATGGATCTATCTGACTTCGTTGCCGGCATCACTGGAGCTCTGACCTTCATAAACAGCTGTGTGGACCCCTTTCTCTATGCCTTTTCCTCAAAAGCCCTCCGGCGATCTGCGACGAAATGCTTACCTGAATCGAAACTCGAAACAGGATCCATAGAAGGAGGCACAACTGTTATGAGTACACATTTAAACTGA
- the LOC115805580 gene encoding C5a anaphylatoxin chemotactic receptor 1-like produces MSTSHHWDAERTVPAVIMGFCALVGIPANIAVVAAIGRRFKRESFTLTLMLSLAVCDLLSLLLVPLRMMNLLVGWSLGEFACKLLFFLSHWSLNSSVLTVTLLSIQRYLQILYPRRWAKLGPSGRWAMQGGVLALGCCIASPSISVRTVKNDPYQRCTVDYRRVLVEAFVLLGQTTLGFVVPFSTLACFYLCLHKRVRRSPFWNSPRMTKLVTGIVTSFFVFWVPLHFCNLLSLVCIAGGWHYVKKITCDNNWDYLIGFSYLYMCLNPFLYAFSHGQLQTRTAGSSRSTQPS; encoded by the coding sequence ATGTCGACGTCGCATCACTGGGACGCGGAACGCACGGTGCCCGCGGTGATCATGGGTTTCTGCGCCCTGGTGGGTATCCCGGCCAACATCGCGGTGGTGGCGGCCATCGGACGAAGGTTTAAGCGAGAGAGTTTCACGCTGACCCTGATGCTGAGTCTGGCCGTGTGCGAccttctgtctctgctcctggTGCCTCTGCGGATGATGAACTTGCTCGTCGGCTGGAGCCTGGGTGAGTTCGCTTGCAagcttctcttctttctgagTCACTGGAGCTTGAACAGCAGTGTGCTGACGGTGACCCTGCTTAGCATACAGCGTTACCTGCAGATACTCTACCCACGGCGATGGGCCAAGCTGGGACCATCAGGACGATGGGCCATGCAAGGTGGGGTTTTGGCGTTAGGGTGCTGCATTGCTTCCCCTTCCATTTCCGTGAGGACGGTGAAGAACGACCCATATCAGAGGTGTACGGTGGACTATCGCCGTGTGCTGGTGGAAGCCTTTGTCCTGTTGGGACAAACCACATTGGGATTTGTAGTTCCATTCTCCACGCTGGCCTGTTTTTACCTCTGCCTCCACAAACGGGTGAGACGGTCGCCGTTCTGGAACAGTCCCCGGATGACCAAACTTGTGACCGGCATCGTTACATCTTTCTTCGTTTTCTGGGTGCCCTTACATTTCTGTAATCTGCTGTCACTGGTTTGCATAGCTGGAGGATGGCATTATGTGAAAAAGATAACGTGTGACAATAATTGGGACTACCTGATAGGCTTCTCTTACCTTTACATGTGCCTAAACCCCTTCCTTTATGCCTTCTCGCATGGACAGCTACAGACTCGCACAGCTGGATCCTCAAGATCTACTCAGCCTAGTTAG